ccatgcctggccacttttttttttttttttttttaaatgtacagtccagagttttgtttttttttttacacaaattaTGGCATGAATTCGCAGGGAATAGGCTCCAGCAACTCAGGCTTCTTCCCATTGGTTCTTACACAGTGTGCTTCTCCGGGCGGGGCAGGCTGGTGTTTCATTTGAACCCGGgtacctttctctctggcttccttcTTTTACTGAACATTTTCCTTCATGCATTTCAGGAAGCTATATTGGCTCTTAGAGTGCTTAATGTGCTCAATAGGCACATTAATTCTCGTGGCAAGAAAATGGCCCGTAACTTACTTGTTTACAACAATGCCAACAGCATGTTGGGTAATAGTGTagattcttccagttttgccaTGGTAACATTTGTGGGACATTCCTTTTTGAACAGTATACCCATTCCCTTGATGTCTACAATATCACCTGTCTTATAGATTCACACGTACCATGTGGCCAAAGGAACAACTCCATATTTTCTAAAAGGCCTAGAGGACATATATTGGGGGcatctcctctttccctttgtatTTGTCATTTTGGCAAATTACTGGAAGATGGTTGTTCTAGCCAAAAGGTCCTGAgcctttttaaatgctttttcctGTACTTGGAATGCCTTCTTTCCCTGATTTCCttgatttatctcttttttttgtttgttttttttagacagggtctcactctgttgcccaggatggagtgcagtggtgtagtcatggctcactgcagccttgacctcccaggttcaagcaatcctcccaactcagctctcctgagtagctgggactacaggcctaagtcaccatacccagctaattttttattttttgtagagacagggtctccctatattgcccaggctggtcttaaactcctagatTCAAGGGATCCTGCCTcgtcagcctccctaagtgcctTAAAGAGCCTATGAGTGATGCTTGGCACAAAGTGAACCTCAGTAGacatttcttgaatgaatgaatcccaCAAGAATGCCTATTGCAATGAAAGATTGAGAGCAGGTAACTGTCTACTTTCTCTTTCCACATCCAGCATTCTCCTGGTGTGCAGCCTGCAGATGTGAAGGAAGTTGTTGAGAAGGGTGTACAGACTCTTGTGATTGGCCGAGGGATGAGCGAGGCCTTGAAGGTAGGTGTTGGTATGCACAGCATTTCTGAGGACAGGTGGTGATCTCTTGGACCTTTGTCTTACAGATTTGTCCTTCTTGGGAGGTCATCTTTATATATCATGTACCCTCGTTTTGCTGACCCAGGATAGCAATGGCTGTATACATTCCTCTGCCTCATCAGCGTTGGGCTCTCCAGTCTACCTAACCCTGAGACAGTGTCATTTCAGCTATTTCTCAGAATCTCTCAAGTTCTACAAGGATCACTACTTGgttctttacattttaataatactttctATCCTCATAGTATATTTTATAGtacttctaatttttcttttcttggacacatttatgtttttcccctcttcagaaaaaaatgtaattttatttttcctttttaaaaaatatagatggggtctcactattgttgcccaggctggtcttgagctcctgaactcaaatgatctcccgccttggccttccaaagtgctaggattacaaatgtgagctaccacacctggcctatttttaaattttttttttttcttttttttttttgagatggagtcttgctctgtcacccaggctgagtgcagtggtgccatcttggctcactgtaagctctgccttccaggttcaccccattctcctgcctcagcctcccgagtagctgggactacaggcccctgccaccacgcctggttaattttttttagttttagtagagttggggtttcactgtgttagccaggatggtcttgatctcctgaccttgtgatccacctgtctcagcctcccaaagtgctgggattacaggtgtgagccaccgcacctggcttattttttaattttcttacagaaataatacatgctcattgcaaaatatttaaaaattcaatgcagAAATGTAGAAGTAAAAAGGTGAGATATTCCCTTCCCCGTCTTCATATTTGGTGTATATTTCTCCAGTCTTCTCTGAATGCATCTgcaaatatatacacacttacACATATAGATATACGTTTATATACTTATAAccattttacataaatatgtattctGTAACTTTTTCCCCCACttatattactatattttgtataGTCTTCCACATAGAGGCCTaccttattcttttctttatagatgtcCTACAGTCCTGTTCCCTACTGATGAAGGTGCCCCTTATATCTAGGGCTTTATGTATATAGGGCACTTTCATCAatagggctcaagcaatcctcctacctcggcctcctgaagtgctggaattaaaggcttgagccaccatgcccagcctatttatattttaaaaatttaaactagttttttttttttttcgccaATACAATAATTTCTATCTGATAGGCTACTTTTATAAAtctcaaatatatagaaaatatagggcatattaaaaaatatttcacttgagttctttctgaggcagagtctaattaaaatctatttttaaaaaatattcaggacAAGCCAGAGTTGAGAAAATATCATCTAATAATAGGTGTCACTATTAAGAACATCttttatataaattcatttacaaatatttattaagcattttctaTGGGTAaagcactattctaggcactggggatggtGTGATAAACAAGACAAACAAGGTTCATGCCCCTCATGGATAATAAAAAACTAGACAACTTCAGATAATAATAAACAGTGAAGAAAATGGTGACTTATGCGGGGCTACTATGGGGTGAGCAAGAAAGGCCTTTCTGGGAAGACTTTTGAGCTGCAGTGTACATACATGAGTCAATTTCATCCTCACACCAACCCTGTGATGTAAGCACTATTATACctattttacaagtgaagaaattGGGGCTGGGAGACTTTAAAGAGCTAGCCTAACATTTCTTAGTATGTGGCAAAGAAGACATTTAGACTCAGTTTAGACTACctcaaacatttaacatttatggAGCTTGCACACCAAGGTAGATGTTTCACATACCCTTAGCTCAGCTAGTTGTCATACCAACCCTGGGAGCTAGCTGTTAATATCCCTAATTTacagacatgaaaacaaagaCTCAGATAACTTAATTTACTTACCCAAGGTTACAGTGCTAGTAAAGATGTAAATCCAAGGCTAACTGCAAATTCcatgttctttcatttccatttcactTGAGCTTTATGCTTGGGTATTATGATACCTCTGTCAAAGAGGGCTTTTTGACTCATTGGGGCTCCCTGCCCAATTTTGAACTGGTGATACACTGAGTGATCATGAAGTGGCGATTGTCAACGTCTAATTCTGTAGAGTACACCTGCCTCATGGCAGTAAAGGAAACCCTGGGGGGCCTTTCCCCCTACTTACTCATCTCTTTTCCACCTTCCCAGGTGCCTTCATCAACTGTGGAGTACCTCAAGAAACATGGCATTGATGTGCGGGTCCTCCAGACAGAGCAGGCAGTGAAGGAGTATAATGCCTTGGTTGCCCAAGGGGTCAGGGTGGGAGGTGTCTTCCATTCCACCTGCTGATGGAGCCTCGAGAGGAGAATAAATCACTAAGTACCTCTGCCTGTGACTGTCACTCACCATTCTCCAAACCAGCCTCCCCTAAGCATTTTTGGACACCTGCTCATGCCAGGCTGTGCTAGGCAATTGGGATGCAGGGATGACCAAGACAAGGTCCCTGTCCTTGAgggtgttaaaagaaaaaaaagaggagacaGAAGTTTAATAATGTAGTGAATGAACTGAGGGAACATTTGAGTAACAGGAACAGTAGGAGTATGCCCTGGGAGTTGGGTTCTAGACAGGCTGTTCTACTAACCAACCCTGAGACTGGAGCCAGATCATTCGCTCTGGACTTCGAATTTCAACTataggccaggtgccatggctcacacctgtaatccaaacactttgggaggctgaggtgggcggatcacttgaggtcaggagttcaaccccagcctagccaacgtggtgaaacacatctctatcaaaactacaaaaattagccgggcgcagtggctcaggcctgtagccccagcactttgggaggccaagacgggcggatcacgaggtcaagagattgagaccgtcctggctaacacggtgaaaccccgtctctactaaaaatacaaaaaattagccgggcgtggtggcaggcgcctgtagtcccagctacacgggaggctgaggcaggagaatggcgtgaacctggggggcagagcttgcagtgagccgagatcacgccactgcactccagcctgggcgacagagcgagactccgtctcaaaaaaaaaaaaactacaaaaattagctgggcgtggtgtcacgagcctgtagtcccagctacttgggaggctaaggcagcaggaggatcacttgaacctgggaggaataggttgcggtgagccgagatggcacgactgcactccagcctgggtgacagtgagagactgtttaaaaaaaaaaattcaactgtaAAATGTTTGTGCTGGACTAGATGCCCTTTAAAGGTTCCTACTGGCTCAGATAGTCTTTGTTCTACTAAACACCCAGATGGCCTTTGTGAAGCCTTAGAATAGACTGAGAGAATTACAAGTTATCAGCAtcaccttatttttaatttttctttctttttaaagaactatGGGCTTTGGTGTCAAATAGCCTTGACTTTGAACTGCAACTCACTGCCACTCACTGATTGGGCATTTGTCTAATTGCTTAGTTTCACTGTTCTCATAACATTATCAGTACCTGGAGTCACTGTAGGTATTAAATGAGGCAATTCATAGAAAGTTATTAACTCACTGCGTGGCATTTAGTAAGGACTCAATACATTAAACCACTGTTGTCCTTTTCTTTCTACTAATGGCGATACTGTGTAAAGCCAACTAGTTTCATTTTATGTCTTAATATAGCAACTTATTATTTCAAAGAGTCATAGAATGTTGGAGCCCAAAGGAACTAtctcactcatttattcagtaaTCCTCTTTCATATACATTTGTGGACAGCCTATTACTAATTTTCTTATGACCAGTTAATTGTTGGGCCCTGGGGGAATAAGGATGAATGTTACAATTCCTGCCCTTAGGAATTAGGTTGTATGAGAGAAAGACAAGTAAACAATAATGATACAATGCTAA
The sequence above is a segment of the Theropithecus gelada isolate Dixy chromosome 14, Tgel_1.0, whole genome shotgun sequence genome. Coding sequences within it:
- the AAMDC gene encoding mth938 domain-containing protein isoform X2, with the translated sequence MPGQISVKFLMTSPEIASLSWGQMKVKGSNTTYKDCKVWPGGSRTWDWRETGTEHSPGVQPADVKEVVEKGVQTLVIGRGMSEALKVPSSTVEYLKKHGIDVRVLQTEQAVKEYNALVAQGVRVGGVFHSTC
- the AAMDC gene encoding mth938 domain-containing protein isoform X3; the encoded protein is MTSPEIASLSWGQMKVKGSNTTYKDCKVWPGGSRTWDWRETGTEHSPGVQPADVKEVVEKGVQTLVIGRGMSEALKVPSSTVEYLKKHGIDVRVLQTEQAVKEYNALVAQGVRVGGVFHSTC
- the AAMDC gene encoding mth938 domain-containing protein isoform X1, with the translated sequence MRAEPSWSNQLLKISVKFLMTSPEIASLSWGQMKVKGSNTTYKDCKVWPGGSRTWDWRETGTEHSPGVQPADVKEVVEKGVQTLVIGRGMSEALKVPSSTVEYLKKHGIDVRVLQTEQAVKEYNALVAQGVRVGGVFHSTC